A stretch of Desulfurivibrio alkaliphilus AHT 2 DNA encodes these proteins:
- a CDS encoding sensor domain-containing diguanylate cyclase: MNGERDRPQPPHGSQEWRLCRLERENRLLRQGISQGQRMKELWRQAMDDLQAANDKLARRNRRLATLQQVSAAISATIEQEELFRHIIDAMARLIDLEGRWPLGIFLVEPDGTMRLAAHRNVPDHFILAHQKMRVGDCLCGRAARGELIITPRCQAKASRHIAPGPMPEHGHLLLPLYAKERVVGVFFYYLPPDLTLTKAELETFQTVSYQLGLAIDNARLYETVRRLSIYDPLTGLFNHGQFYNLLAEELSRHQRTGRPLSLLMLDIDHFKKVNDTYGHRAGDAVLQQLSGLLKKQARAIDRVCRYGGEELALILPETDREAARQTAERLRRHVEKCCFATCGQQEIGVTVSIGAATCPDAAISAETLVNAADRALYAAKRAGRNRVCSNGSCAR; this comes from the coding sequence ATGAACGGCGAACGCGACCGCCCCCAACCGCCACATGGTTCCCAGGAGTGGCGCCTTTGCCGGCTGGAGCGGGAAAACCGCCTGCTGCGCCAGGGCATCAGCCAGGGGCAACGGATGAAAGAGCTGTGGCGCCAAGCCATGGACGACTTGCAGGCCGCCAATGATAAGCTGGCCCGGCGCAACCGACGTCTGGCCACCTTACAACAGGTGTCGGCGGCCATCAGTGCAACCATTGAGCAGGAAGAGCTGTTCCGGCACATCATCGATGCCATGGCCCGGCTGATTGACCTGGAAGGGCGATGGCCGCTGGGCATCTTCCTGGTGGAACCCGACGGCACCATGCGTTTGGCGGCCCACCGCAACGTGCCGGATCATTTCATCCTGGCCCACCAAAAAATGCGGGTCGGCGACTGCCTATGCGGGCGCGCGGCCCGGGGAGAGCTGATCATCACCCCGCGATGCCAAGCCAAAGCCTCGCGCCACATCGCCCCAGGCCCCATGCCGGAGCACGGTCACCTGCTGCTGCCGCTGTACGCCAAGGAACGGGTGGTTGGGGTGTTTTTTTATTATCTGCCCCCCGACCTGACCCTCACCAAAGCCGAGCTGGAGACCTTCCAAACGGTGAGCTACCAGCTCGGGCTGGCCATCGACAACGCCCGACTGTATGAAACGGTGCGCCGCCTCTCCATCTACGATCCTTTAACCGGCCTGTTCAACCACGGCCAGTTTTACAACCTGCTGGCAGAAGAGCTCTCCCGCCACCAACGCACCGGCCGCCCCCTTTCCCTCCTGATGCTGGATATCGACCATTTCAAGAAGGTCAATGATACCTACGGCCACCGGGCGGGGGATGCCGTTTTACAGCAACTGAGCGGGCTACTGAAAAAACAGGCCCGGGCCATCGACCGGGTCTGCCGCTACGGCGGCGAAGAACTGGCCCTGATCCTGCCGGAAACCGACCGGGAAGCGGCCCGGCAAACCGCCGAACGCCTGCGCCGGCACGTTGAAAAATGCTGTTTCGCCACCTGCGGCCAGCAAGAAATCGGGGTTACCGTAAGCATTGGAGCAGCCACCTGTCCCGATGCTGCAATCAGCGCCGAAACCCTGGTAAACGCAGCGGACCGAGCTCTCTACGCCGCCAAGCGGGCCGGCCGCAACCGGGTATGCAGCAACGGCTCCTGCGCGCGCTGA
- a CDS encoding ATP-binding protein → MGQTFSATGFCRQLVDFSPLLALLLSVLGATSAARAEQGIRIGELAQRGAEYTPAGWQPATAGGAEYLPVILLTGALLLILTAAAAWLLNLNRHLRRSESDLQQARHFLEQRVEERTAELSRLNRLLEEENQARLEALSQLADERQRLTVTLRSIGDGVITTDTARRVELLNAVAEEMCGWTEEEARGRRLTEVFQLINHRTGQAVVDPVEKVLATGRVVELANHVSLVAKDGSRRSIADSAAPIIDIDGTIIGAVLVFRDVTEKERLEEEAIRAQKMESLGVMAGGIAHDFNNALTAIHGNVSLARLQLPANGETAGLLQSAEVAIMQASGLARQLLTFAKGGKPIRKVVPMATLIRDSVEMILRGSAVRAEFELATDLRPAEVDAGQITQVLQNLAVNARQAMPEGGVLQVKADNHQGPPPDPAIPHWLCLIISDQGPGIPPELQERVFDPYFTTKEGGNGLGLAICQAIVSKHNGTIKATASAGGGTEFTILLPATDMDPERTVLAVRHRVPPARILLMDDDPMVADVIRRSLENLGHLVVTVGEGAAAISAWRQAREEGQPFQWGLLDLTVSGAMGGVKAAAEIRHLDHQARLIVLSGYSDDQVLTDPSRYGFQGGLVKPCTIGDLETMVGNAAF, encoded by the coding sequence GTGGGGCAAACTTTTTCTGCGACGGGATTCTGCCGACAACTGGTGGATTTTTCACCGTTACTGGCACTGTTATTAAGCGTGCTCGGGGCAACATCGGCGGCCCGGGCCGAGCAGGGAATACGCATCGGTGAACTGGCCCAGCGCGGCGCGGAATATACTCCGGCCGGCTGGCAACCCGCCACCGCCGGTGGAGCCGAATACTTACCGGTCATCCTGCTAACCGGCGCTCTGTTGCTCATCTTGACCGCTGCTGCAGCCTGGCTGTTAAACCTCAACCGACATCTGCGCCGCTCCGAGAGCGACCTGCAACAGGCCAGGCACTTCCTGGAACAACGCGTGGAAGAGCGTACCGCAGAGCTTAGCCGCCTTAACCGCCTGCTGGAAGAGGAAAACCAAGCCCGCCTGGAAGCCTTGAGCCAACTGGCCGATGAACGGCAACGGCTGACGGTCACCCTGCGTTCCATCGGTGACGGGGTGATCACCACCGACACCGCCCGGCGGGTGGAACTGCTCAACGCGGTGGCGGAAGAGATGTGCGGCTGGACGGAAGAGGAGGCCCGGGGCCGCCGGCTGACCGAGGTTTTTCAGTTGATCAACCATCGCACCGGCCAGGCGGTGGTCGACCCGGTGGAAAAGGTCTTGGCCACCGGCCGGGTGGTGGAACTCGCCAACCATGTCTCTCTGGTGGCCAAAGACGGCAGCCGCCGCAGTATTGCCGACAGCGCCGCCCCGATCATCGATATCGACGGCACGATCATTGGCGCGGTGCTGGTGTTCCGCGATGTTACCGAAAAAGAACGCCTGGAGGAAGAGGCCATCCGGGCCCAGAAGATGGAGTCTCTGGGGGTTATGGCCGGTGGCATTGCCCACGACTTCAACAACGCCCTGACCGCCATCCACGGCAATGTCAGCCTGGCCCGCCTGCAACTGCCGGCCAACGGGGAAACCGCCGGGCTGCTCCAAAGTGCCGAGGTCGCCATCATGCAGGCCAGCGGCCTGGCCCGGCAGCTGCTGACTTTTGCCAAAGGCGGCAAACCGATCCGCAAGGTGGTCCCCATGGCTACCCTGATCAGGGACAGTGTCGAGATGATCCTTAGGGGCTCCGCCGTGCGGGCGGAATTCGAGCTGGCCACAGACCTCAGACCCGCCGAGGTGGATGCCGGCCAGATCACCCAAGTGCTCCAGAACCTGGCAGTCAATGCCCGCCAGGCCATGCCCGAGGGCGGAGTCCTGCAGGTGAAAGCCGATAACCACCAGGGGCCACCGCCTGATCCGGCAATCCCGCACTGGCTGTGCCTGATCATCAGCGATCAGGGTCCGGGCATTCCCCCTGAACTCCAGGAAAGGGTTTTCGACCCTTATTTCACCACCAAAGAGGGTGGCAATGGACTGGGGCTGGCGATCTGCCAAGCCATTGTCAGCAAGCACAACGGCACCATCAAGGCCACCGCAAGCGCTGGCGGCGGCACCGAGTTTACCATCCTGCTGCCCGCCACCGACATGGACCCGGAGAGGACGGTGCTGGCGGTCAGGCACCGGGTACCGCCGGCCCGAATCCTGTTGATGGACGACGACCCCATGGTGGCCGATGTCATCCGCCGATCTCTGGAAAACCTGGGCCACTTGGTGGTCACCGTGGGGGAAGGGGCGGCGGCCATCTCCGCCTGGCGCCAGGCCAGAGAAGAAGGTCAGCCATTCCAGTGGGGACTGCTGGACCTGACAGTGTCCGGGGCCATGGGCGGCGTCAAGGCCGCCGCCGAAATCCGCCACCTGGACCATCAGGCGAGACTGATCGTACTCAGCGGCTACAGCGACGACCAGGTGCTGACCGATCCCTCCCGTTACGGTTTCCAGGGCGGCCTGGTAAAACCTTGCACCATCGGGGATCTGGAGACCATGGTGGGCAACGCCGCTTTCTAA
- a CDS encoding helix-turn-helix domain-containing protein — protein MDKKKDTSGFKERLGLVIGHEKPYAWAKRVGLSSATFARIWSNGSMPKTDTLLRIAAATGVSLDWLLTGRECVCGELPGVSDGRELRRSAKLAVGGGNDGDNPGIAGTGDDHKIPAWPEMATILRRIHQTEHPVLLRVVSANLRAWSELHELLVRAEKTRRLNGEIQARLEEMERELAWLKRD, from the coding sequence GTGGACAAGAAAAAAGACACAAGCGGTTTTAAAGAGCGCCTCGGCTTGGTGATTGGCCATGAAAAACCTTATGCCTGGGCCAAAAGGGTCGGTCTTTCTTCGGCTACCTTTGCCCGCATCTGGAGTAACGGCTCCATGCCTAAAACCGATACCCTGTTGCGGATTGCCGCCGCCACCGGGGTTTCTTTAGACTGGTTGCTCACCGGGCGTGAGTGTGTTTGCGGCGAATTGCCGGGTGTTTCCGATGGCCGGGAGCTGCGGCGGTCGGCAAAGTTGGCGGTCGGCGGCGGCAATGACGGCGACAACCCCGGAATTGCGGGCACCGGGGATGATCATAAAATTCCGGCTTGGCCCGAGATGGCGACGATCCTGCGTAGGATTCATCAAACCGAGCACCCGGTTTTGCTACGGGTGGTCAGCGCCAACCTGCGGGCCTGGAGTGAACTGCATGAATTGCTCGTCCGGGCTGAAAAAACCCGGCGCCTCAACGGCGAGATTCAGGCCCGGCTGGAGGAGATGGAGCGTGAATTGGCTTGGCTGAAGCGGGATTGA
- a CDS encoding cache domain-containing protein: MLRRQLGEAMHGFSDAAGAPMQLHFQLPNGRSLVRMWRERQIQRDGAWVDISDDISVFRPTVMEVNRSGRPVTGIEVGRGGFVVRGVTPLRSPDGRFSGSRLP, encoded by the coding sequence ATGCTGCGCCGGCAACTGGGAGAAGCGATGCATGGCTTCAGCGACGCCGCCGGCGCGCCCATGCAGTTGCATTTTCAACTGCCCAATGGCCGTAGCCTGGTACGGATGTGGCGGGAGCGGCAAATCCAGCGGGATGGCGCCTGGGTGGATATATCCGATGATATTTCCGTTTTTCGCCCCACGGTGATGGAGGTTAACCGCAGCGGACGGCCGGTTACCGGCATTGAAGTGGGCCGGGGCGGTTTTGTGGTCCGGGGGGTGACCCCCCTCCGTTCCCCCGATGGCCGCTTTTCCGGTTCAAGATTACCGTGA
- a CDS encoding c-type heme family protein, with protein sequence MKSIGTKLFLFIALFTLFFSAFLLQRTHSLAKRLVDDTVHQQAALALQFNLSIRRYVDEKIRPVMYQLVGQEEFIPETMSTSYVSRSIFADVNEHFPELILKFSAEAPRNPLNQATPEELAIIDYFNLNPGAESWQGSVILNDAHYLAQFKPRRTEENCLNCHGSPEAAPVSLVERYGTEAGFNWPLGEVVATDTVGIPIDEIRAKMWTAIVGDLVILVFSLLLLLGGVFLLVRKLIGNRLASISANFEKVCRQDDDSVQLPRLTESSQDEIGSLAQSYNQLADKLHRYHQSMQEQLQARTAMTEQLRREITERMAAEKEKQEMERKILHVQKLESLGVLTGGIAHDFNNLLVPIVGNAELAKMVLPPDSPAHKQLADIITASQRASELCRQMLAYSGQGKLVTQQLDLSEVAREQAEMLAVSVDKKARIHYQLATTPLPIEGDATQIRQVIMNLITNASEALEGNEGDITIRTGSLTCDREYFKQNFNEEPPPGQYVFLEVEDTGCGMDAETAGRIFDPFFTTKFTGRGLGLAAVLGIIRGHHGAIRVYSEPGKGTVMKVLLPLAQPSDQAPVAAAEQPGIDPDWRGSGTILLVDDEEMVRTTGATILRAKGFEVITAGDGREAVDIVAQQPERIECVVLDMNMPVMDGAEAFQELRKIRPDLPVLLASGYNAQEIVQRFHGGKLAGFIQKPYQIEQLLGALQKIMQPAEAPQAQEEKTRS encoded by the coding sequence ATGAAAAGCATCGGCACCAAGCTTTTTTTGTTTATCGCGCTTTTCACGCTCTTTTTCAGCGCCTTTTTGCTGCAGCGCACCCACTCCTTGGCTAAGCGCCTGGTCGATGATACCGTCCATCAGCAGGCCGCCTTGGCCCTGCAGTTCAACCTCTCCATCCGCCGGTATGTGGATGAAAAAATCAGGCCGGTAATGTACCAATTGGTGGGCCAGGAAGAGTTCATCCCCGAAACCATGTCCACCTCCTATGTTTCCCGTTCCATTTTTGCCGACGTCAATGAGCATTTTCCCGAACTGATTCTCAAGTTTTCCGCCGAAGCCCCCCGCAACCCGCTTAACCAGGCCACCCCGGAAGAACTGGCGATAATCGATTACTTCAACCTTAACCCCGGGGCCGAATCATGGCAGGGCAGCGTGATATTAAACGATGCACATTATCTGGCCCAGTTCAAGCCCCGCCGTACCGAGGAAAACTGCCTCAACTGCCACGGCTCGCCGGAGGCCGCACCAGTCTCTCTGGTAGAGCGCTACGGGACCGAAGCCGGCTTTAACTGGCCTTTGGGAGAGGTGGTGGCCACCGATACCGTGGGGATTCCCATCGACGAAATCCGGGCCAAAATGTGGACCGCCATCGTGGGGGATCTGGTCATCCTGGTGTTTTCCCTGCTGCTACTGCTGGGGGGCGTTTTTTTGCTGGTCAGAAAACTGATCGGCAACCGACTGGCCTCCATTTCCGCCAACTTTGAAAAGGTCTGCCGGCAAGATGACGACAGCGTACAACTGCCCCGGCTGACGGAAAGCAGCCAGGATGAAATCGGCTCTTTGGCGCAGAGCTACAACCAACTGGCCGACAAACTGCACCGCTACCACCAGTCCATGCAGGAGCAACTGCAAGCGCGCACCGCCATGACCGAACAGTTGCGTCGGGAAATAACCGAGCGGATGGCGGCGGAAAAGGAGAAGCAGGAGATGGAAAGAAAGATCCTGCATGTCCAGAAACTGGAAAGCCTCGGTGTGCTGACCGGCGGTATTGCCCACGATTTCAATAACCTGTTGGTGCCCATTGTCGGCAATGCCGAACTGGCCAAAATGGTGCTGCCCCCGGATTCTCCAGCCCACAAACAGTTGGCCGACATCATCACCGCCTCCCAGCGGGCCAGCGAGCTCTGCCGGCAGATGCTGGCCTATTCCGGCCAGGGTAAGCTGGTTACCCAGCAGCTTGATTTGTCGGAAGTAGCCAGAGAGCAGGCTGAAATGCTGGCCGTCTCGGTGGATAAGAAGGCCAGGATCCACTATCAACTGGCAACCACCCCCCTGCCCATCGAGGGCGACGCCACCCAAATCCGGCAGGTGATTATGAACCTGATCACCAACGCCTCGGAGGCCCTTGAAGGCAACGAGGGAGACATCACCATCCGTACCGGCTCCCTGACCTGTGACCGCGAGTACTTTAAACAAAATTTCAACGAAGAACCACCTCCGGGCCAATACGTCTTCCTGGAGGTGGAGGATACCGGCTGCGGCATGGATGCGGAAACCGCCGGGCGGATTTTCGATCCCTTTTTCACCACCAAATTCACCGGCCGTGGCCTGGGGCTGGCCGCCGTTCTGGGTATTATCCGCGGCCACCATGGCGCCATCCGGGTCTACAGCGAGCCAGGCAAAGGAACGGTGATGAAGGTTCTCCTGCCCCTGGCCCAACCCAGCGACCAGGCGCCGGTGGCGGCAGCAGAACAGCCGGGCATCGACCCCGACTGGCGGGGCAGCGGCACCATCCTGCTGGTGGACGATGAAGAGATGGTACGCACCACCGGCGCCACCATTCTACGCGCCAAAGGTTTTGAAGTAATCACCGCCGGCGACGGTCGGGAAGCGGTGGACATTGTCGCACAACAGCCGGAACGGATAGAGTGCGTGGTGCTGGATATGAACATGCCGGTAATGGACGGCGCCGAGGCCTTTCAAGAACTGCGTAAAATCAGGCCAGATTTACCGGTCCTGCTGGCCAGCGGCTACAACGCCCAGGAGATCGTTCAGCGCTTCCACGGCGGCAAACTGGCGGGTTTTATCCAAAAGCCTTACCAGATCGAGCAACTGCTCGGCGCGCTGCAAAAGATCATGCAGCCGGCCGAAGCACCCCAGGCCCAGGAGGAAAAAACTAGATCATAG